A DNA window from Cetobacterium sp. NK01 contains the following coding sequences:
- a CDS encoding CatB-related O-acetyltransferase produces MEKHWSKIEMIHETVTNENIIIKGTKSYYSNAWTENFQNSVVRYLYGDEYSKKSWKNKWDLDKLYIGNFVCIGAESIILMGGNNTHRVDWFSCYPFMEKIDEAYEKRGDTIIEDGAWIGIRAIIMPGVKIGEGAIIAAGAVVTKDVPPYSVVGGNPAQVIKYRFPQEAIEKLLNMKIYDLPEEKIENLIESLCSNNLNFLKSMYHKIKGE; encoded by the coding sequence TTGGAAAAACATTGGTCTAAAATAGAGATGATTCATGAAACAGTAACAAATGAAAATATTATTATAAAAGGAACAAAAAGTTATTATAGTAATGCTTGGACTGAAAATTTTCAAAATTCAGTTGTGAGATATTTATATGGAGATGAATATAGTAAAAAAAGTTGGAAAAATAAGTGGGATTTAGATAAATTATATATTGGAAATTTTGTGTGTATTGGTGCAGAAAGTATCATATTGATGGGTGGAAACAATACTCATAGGGTAGATTGGTTCTCTTGTTACCCTTTTATGGAAAAGATTGATGAAGCTTATGAAAAAAGAGGAGATACAATAATCGAAGATGGAGCTTGGATAGGAATAAGAGCTATAATTATGCCAGGAGTTAAAATAGGCGAAGGAGCGATAATTGCAGCTGGAGCTGTTGTCACAAAAGATGTACCACCATATTCAGTTGTAGGTGGAAATCCTGCCCAAGTTATAAAATATAGATTTCCTCAGGAAGCTATAGAGAAATTATTGAATATGAAAATTTATGATTTACCTGAGGAAAAAATTGAAAACCTAATAGAATCGTTATGCTCTAATAATTTAAATTTTTTAAAAAGTATGTACCATAAGATTAAGGGTGAGTAA
- a CDS encoding MBL fold metallo-hydrolase encodes MKNKIILLKLSYEYKHENFDIFPCVIQDEKNLVLVDCGYSNSLHLIEEEMISNGLNPKNLTHLFLTHQDDDHMGSAKEIKVKYPNIKIVASLKEKPYIEGTKKNLRLIQGEKVLDTLPKEYKEFGIEFCKRYENLNNVKVDITVNDGDILDWFGGCMVVETPGHTPGHTSLYLKNEKIFITGDAAIIEDGNLVIANPQFCLDLSTAEKSLENFKNLKIEKYICYHGGILGAN; translated from the coding sequence TTGAAAAATAAAATTATTTTATTAAAATTAAGTTACGAATATAAGCATGAAAATTTTGATATTTTTCCATGTGTTATACAAGATGAAAAAAATTTAGTTCTTGTAGATTGTGGTTATTCTAACTCTCTTCATTTAATAGAAGAAGAAATGATTAGTAATGGACTAAATCCCAAAAACTTAACACACTTATTTTTAACACACCAAGATGATGATCATATGGGAAGTGCAAAAGAAATTAAAGTTAAATATCCTAATATTAAAATAGTGGCCTCTTTAAAAGAGAAACCGTATATTGAAGGAACTAAAAAAAACCTAAGACTAATTCAAGGAGAAAAAGTTTTAGATACTCTACCAAAGGAATATAAGGAGTTTGGAATTGAATTTTGTAAGAGATATGAAAATTTAAATAATGTTAAGGTTGATATTACAGTTAATGATGGAGATATTTTAGATTGGTTTGGTGGTTGTATGGTAGTTGAAACTCCTGGACACACTCCTGGGCATACTTCTCTTTATTTAAAAAATGAAAAAATTTTTATAACTGGTGATGCTGCCATTATAGAGGATGGTAATTTAGTTATTGCTAATCCACAATTTTGTTTAGATTTATCAACAGCTGAAAAATCCTTAGAAAATTTTAAAAATTTAAAAATCGAAAAATATATTTGTTACCACGGTGGAATTCTAGGAGCCAATTAG
- a CDS encoding DUF4268 domain-containing protein — MNLKDLQQKYWSAFIKVALIKRKLSSDQYRLIKTTGIDVSICKDYHLYISIDSRNKTLTIKVYIDNNKEYYKLFESKKLEIEGQIGSNLE, encoded by the coding sequence ATGAACTTAAAAGATTTACAACAAAAATATTGGAGTGCTTTTATAAAAGTAGCATTAATAAAAAGAAAATTATCTTCAGATCAATATAGATTAATTAAAACAACAGGTATAGATGTTTCTATTTGTAAAGACTATCACTTATATATTTCTATAGATAGTAGAAATAAAACTTTAACTATAAAGGTTTATATTGATAATAATAAAGAGTATTATAAACTTTTTGAAAGTAAAAAATTAGAAATAGAAGGTCAAATTGGCTCTAACTTAGAATGA
- a CDS encoding recombinase family protein, with protein sequence MKVGYVRVSTVDQNESRQLVRMEEAKVEKLYIEKVSGKDIEGRPELKNMLEFVREGDTVYVHDFSRLARSTKDLLHITDLLAKKKVHLVSFKENIDTSTPTGKLMLTMIAAINEFERTNLLERQREGILIAKELGKYKGRKPIPFPENWKDIYNSWKTREITGTRAMEILNLKKTTFYKLLREWEKINNI encoded by the coding sequence ATGAAAGTTGGATATGTGAGAGTCTCCACTGTGGACCAAAATGAAAGTCGCCAATTGGTGAGGATGGAAGAGGCCAAGGTGGAAAAACTATATATTGAAAAAGTATCAGGTAAGGATATCGAGGGGAGACCTGAACTTAAAAACATGCTAGAGTTTGTTAGAGAAGGGGATACTGTGTATGTCCATGATTTCTCTAGATTAGCTAGATCTACTAAGGACCTTTTACATATAACTGACCTTTTAGCCAAAAAAAAGGTGCATTTGGTGTCATTTAAAGAGAACATCGATACATCTACACCTACTGGAAAGCTAATGTTAACTATGATAGCTGCTATAAATGAGTTTGAAAGGACTAATCTTTTAGAGCGTCAAAGGGAGGGAATATTGATAGCAAAGGAGTTAGGAAAGTACAAAGGGCGTAAACCAATACCTTTTCCAGAAAACTGGAAAGATATTTACAACAGTTGGAAAACTAGAGAAATCACAGGTACTAGAGCTATGGAGATATTAAATCTTAAAAAGACAACGTTTTATAAACTGCTTAGAGAGTGGGAGAAAATAAACAATATTTAA
- a CDS encoding WYL domain-containing protein produces MGKHNREVEPYILWFKSKAWYLKCFCLEKNEIRLFRLRRIINIRILNENINLTKLDEAVLIEKK; encoded by the coding sequence TTGGGAAAACACAATAGAGAGGTAGAACCTTATATTTTATGGTTTAAAAGTAAAGCCTGGTATTTAAAATGCTTTTGCCTTGAGAAAAATGAAATTAGACTATTTAGATTAAGGAGAATAATAAATATTCGGATATTAAATGAAAATATTAATTTAACTAAGCTTGATGAAGCAGTTTTAATAGAAAAAAAATAA
- a CDS encoding zeta toxin family protein — MLKPTYTIFAGVNGAGKSSLYNNLILTTEKDFLGKRINTDEIVKEIGDWKRETDQMKAGRIALAKIKEFFENKITFNQETTLCGNSILRTIKKAKELGYNIDLHFVSVNSSDVAKERVHQRVLKGGHGIPEESIERRFYESRENLAKISEYCDKITIYDNTDVLITKVYIKNNNILYKGSNLPIWLDEFVKKLGK; from the coding sequence ATGCTAAAACCGACATATACTATCTTTGCTGGAGTTAATGGAGCTGGTAAATCCAGTTTATATAATAACCTTATTTTAACGACAGAAAAAGATTTTTTAGGTAAAAGAATCAATACTGACGAAATTGTTAAAGAGATTGGAGATTGGAAAAGAGAGACAGATCAAATGAAAGCGGGAAGAATTGCCTTAGCTAAAATTAAAGAGTTTTTTGAAAATAAAATTACTTTTAACCAAGAAACAACTCTTTGTGGAAATTCAATTTTAAGAACAATAAAAAAAGCTAAAGAGTTAGGATATAATATTGACTTGCATTTTGTAAGTGTTAATTCATCAGATGTTGCTAAAGAAAGAGTTCATCAAAGAGTTTTGAAAGGTGGGCATGGGATTCCTGAGGAATCTATAGAGAGAAGATTTTATGAATCTAGAGAAAATCTTGCAAAAATAAGTGAATATTGTGATAAAATAACTATTTATGACAATACAGATGTTTTAATCACAAAAGTTTATATAAAAAATAATAATATATTATATAAAGGTTCAAATCTACCAATTTGGTTAGATGAATTTGTAAAAAAATTAGGAAAATAA
- a CDS encoding GNAT family N-acetyltransferase codes for MINIRKACIEDYTSLCLVYDELDSLHLQNHPELFKKPLISSRDESDIKNIIENPNRELFVAEYNSEIIGFTECFIATSIDHPVIKERKWIQLDNIAVKNEYQNKKVGNLLLEKVKEWAKDKNINRIELTVYSFNTNTISFYEKKGFNEISKKMYLDF; via the coding sequence ATGATTAATATTAGAAAAGCTTGTATTGAAGACTACACATCTCTTTGCTTAGTTTACGACGAATTAGATAGTTTACATCTTCAAAATCATCCTGAACTTTTTAAAAAACCATTGATTTCTTCTAGAGACGAATCTGATATAAAAAATATTATTGAAAATCCTAACCGAGAATTATTTGTAGCAGAATACAACTCTGAAATTATTGGATTTACTGAATGCTTTATAGCAACATCTATAGATCATCCTGTTATAAAAGAACGTAAATGGATACAACTAGATAACATAGCCGTAAAAAATGAATACCAAAATAAAAAAGTAGGAAATCTTTTATTGGAAAAGGTTAAGGAATGGGCTAAAGATAAAAATATCAATCGAATTGAATTAACAGTATATTCATTTAATACAAACACAATTTCCTTTTATGAAAAAAAAGGGTTTAATGAGATAAGTAAAAAAATGTATTTAGATTTTTAA
- the blaOXA gene encoding class D beta-lactamase: MKKRVFYILNIFLILSFQLLALNFTENKKIEEIFEKNKLEGTFVLYDAQNNSFTGYNKKRAEVQFYPASTFKIYNSLIGLNTGAVKNVDDIFYKYNGEKVFLESWAQDSNLRYAIKVSQVPAYQLLARKIGTEKMQEEINKLTFGNKKIGEEVDQFWLRGPLKISAVEQCELLTKLAKNELPYTKDIQKQVQKITILEKTEEWTMHGKTGWATSNIEIPVGWFVGWVEKDGKVYSFAINLDMKEGKDLPKREEMAKESLKALNII; encoded by the coding sequence ATGAAAAAAAGAGTGTTTTATATTTTAAATATTTTTCTAATTTTATCATTTCAGTTGCTAGCTTTAAATTTTACTGAAAATAAAAAAATTGAAGAGATATTTGAAAAGAATAAGTTAGAAGGAACTTTTGTCCTTTATGACGCACAAAATAATAGTTTCACTGGTTACAATAAAAAAAGAGCAGAAGTACAATTTTATCCAGCTTCTACTTTTAAAATTTATAACTCTCTAATTGGATTAAATACTGGAGCTGTTAAGAATGTAGATGATATTTTTTACAAATATAACGGTGAGAAAGTATTTTTAGAAAGTTGGGCTCAAGATTCAAATTTAAGATATGCTATTAAAGTTTCACAAGTTCCTGCTTATCAATTGTTAGCTAGAAAAATTGGAACAGAAAAAATGCAAGAAGAAATCAATAAATTAACTTTTGGAAATAAAAAAATTGGAGAAGAAGTTGATCAATTTTGGTTAAGAGGACCTCTAAAAATTAGTGCAGTAGAGCAATGTGAGTTATTAACTAAATTAGCAAAAAATGAATTACCATACACTAAAGATATTCAAAAACAAGTTCAAAAAATAACAATTTTAGAAAAGACTGAAGAATGGACTATGCACGGAAAGACTGGATGGGCAACTTCAAATATAGAAATTCCAGTTGGATGGTTTGTTGGTTGGGTAGAAAAAGATGGCAAGGTATACAGCTTTGCTATAAACTTAGATATGAAAGAAGGTAAAGATTTACCTAAGCGTGAAGAAATGGCAAAAGAATCTTTAAAAGCCTTAAATATTATATAG
- a CDS encoding transposase, translating to MSKHKYDDEFRKQIVDIVESNVKTVKEIAGEYGLPVQTIHSWVRKYKNSSSFRDEDQLTPEQKEIRELKKKIKQIEEENEILKKATAIFSRLTK from the coding sequence GTGTCAAAACACAAATATGATGATGAATTCAGAAAACAAATCGTAGATATTGTTGAATCTAACGTAAAAACAGTAAAAGAAATTGCAGGAGAATATGGCCTGCCTGTTCAAACTATTCATTCATGGGTTAGAAAATACAAAAATTCTTCTAGCTTTAGAGATGAAGATCAATTAACTCCTGAACAAAAAGAAATTAGAGAGTTAAAAAAGAAAATCAAACAAATTGAAGAAGAAAATGAGATTTTAAAAAAGGCAACGGCCATATTTTCGAGACTCACAAAGTAG
- a CDS encoding HTH domain-containing protein — translation MSVRTIYRDIEIISGTGIPIFMTQGRNGGISLLQNFTLNKQVLTENEKKRYVNSDLKLELF, via the coding sequence GTGTCAGTCCGAACAATTTATAGAGATATTGAAATTATATCTGGTACAGGTATCCCTATTTTTATGACTCAAGGAAGAAATGGGGGGATAAGTTTACTGCAGAATTTTACTCTTAACAAGCAAGTACTAACAGAAAATGAAAAAAAAAGATATGTTAATAGCGATTTAAAGCTTGAACTCTTTTAA
- a CDS encoding IS3 family transposase — protein MHSKVHNIKILCKVCGVSRSGYYKHLATEDIRTNKEAEKVILINKIKKIHIDSRKTYGSPRIAATLNANGHIASQKRVAKLMKENSIQAISYKKFRSKSKASNESIEENLIKNLKVDAPNQIWVTDITYIWTKKRWMYLSSIMDLYSRKIIAHIIDDRMDSSLVVNTLKLAISRRGLAENLILHSDKGSQYRSNIFKQLLKKNNIKQSMCGKGNCYDNAAMESFHSSLKKEQIYPNPILDQKETQLQIFDYIEGFYNKNRLHSSLDYVSPEVFEEKYLENVS, from the coding sequence ATTCATTCTAAAGTTCATAATATAAAAATTTTGTGTAAGGTTTGCGGTGTTTCACGTAGTGGATACTATAAACACTTAGCTACCGAGGATATTCGTACGAATAAAGAAGCTGAAAAAGTTATTTTAATAAATAAAATTAAAAAAATTCATATTGATTCAAGAAAAACTTATGGTTCCCCAAGAATAGCAGCTACTTTAAATGCTAACGGTCACATCGCAAGTCAAAAACGTGTTGCAAAACTTATGAAGGAAAATTCTATTCAAGCGATATCATATAAAAAATTTAGATCAAAATCTAAAGCAAGTAATGAATCTATTGAAGAGAATTTAATTAAAAATCTTAAAGTAGATGCGCCAAATCAAATTTGGGTTACTGATATAACTTATATTTGGACTAAAAAAAGATGGATGTATTTATCATCAATTATGGATCTTTATAGTCGTAAAATAATAGCTCACATCATTGATGATAGAATGGATTCGAGTTTAGTTGTAAACACCTTAAAACTAGCAATAAGCAGACGTGGATTAGCTGAGAATTTAATATTGCATAGCGATAAAGGATCACAGTACAGAAGTAACATATTTAAACAATTATTGAAAAAAAATAATATTAAACAATCTATGTGTGGTAAAGGAAATTGCTACGATAATGCAGCAATGGAATCCTTTCATTCAAGTTTAAAGAAGGAACAAATTTATCCAAATCCAATATTAGATCAAAAAGAAACACAACTTCAAATTTTTGATTATATTGAAGGATTCTATAATAAAAATAGACTTCATAGTAGTTTAGATTATGTTTCGCCAGAAGTATTTGAAGAAAAGTATTTAGAAAATGTCTCATGA
- a CDS encoding AAA family ATPase: protein MFLESGNKNEYKTNRIEKNKKYKYSIIEFRSNLSGIYGPNGIGKTSIIEALEVLKVYFSNTSKYINNNQVLDKILKLMTIDKQNMVIEAIFVHNDIDFKVLVEFVKDSNGGIFVSREEFFQKQSKARRKFQRIAKIKNDDTVLLPEIFIGGTNTTNSNILIEFLDTSNFKQLLKNFSNLNSFFLSSFLHTDIKKLEDPKFKILKDSFENLKIVENLIKNIVVVTLSKQALYKDTLVIPINYGDGSDLDTINYSTQDNIFNKKDVDSLKRAAKNIDKLLSIIIPDSRFILEEKVVGIDETDERIAINLFLVKKASKSL from the coding sequence ATATTTTTAGAAAGTGGGAATAAAAATGAATATAAAACAAATCGGATTGAAAAAAATAAAAAATATAAATATAGTATAATAGAATTCCGTAGTAATTTATCTGGAATCTATGGTCCTAATGGAATAGGAAAAACATCTATTATAGAAGCTTTAGAAGTTTTAAAAGTATATTTTAGCAATACTTCTAAATATATAAATAATAACCAAGTTTTAGATAAAATTCTAAAGCTTATGACGATAGATAAACAAAATATGGTTATTGAAGCTATTTTTGTTCATAATGATATCGATTTTAAAGTTTTAGTGGAGTTCGTCAAAGATAGTAACGGTGGAATTTTTGTCTCTAGAGAGGAGTTTTTCCAAAAACAATCTAAAGCTAGACGTAAATTTCAACGTATAGCTAAGATTAAAAATGATGATACAGTGTTATTACCAGAGATTTTTATAGGAGGAACAAATACAACAAATTCAAATATTTTAATCGAGTTTTTAGATACGTCAAACTTTAAACAACTGTTAAAAAACTTTAGTAATTTGAATAGTTTTTTCTTGAGCTCATTCTTACATACAGATATAAAAAAATTAGAAGATCCTAAATTTAAAATTCTGAAAGATTCCTTTGAAAATTTAAAAATAGTTGAAAATTTAATTAAAAATATTGTAGTAGTTACTCTATCAAAACAAGCTCTTTATAAGGATACACTAGTTATTCCTATTAATTATGGAGATGGTTCAGATTTAGATACTATAAATTACTCTACTCAAGATAATATTTTCAATAAAAAAGATGTAGACTCTTTGAAAAGAGCTGCTAAAAATATAGATAAGCTGCTTTCGATTATTATTCCTGATTCTAGGTTTATACTTGAAGAAAAAGTTGTTGGAATTGATGAAACTGATGAAAGAATTGCTATCAACTTGTTCCTGGTGAAAAAGGCATCAAAATCCCTTTAA
- a CDS encoding DUF4231 domain-containing protein — MNTFYIIFIIILILINCFAYLYIIVFRLKDLEKNLYLENITNEYIKNRFKLNLLWYEKHALINCFNYNFYILLSIILAAFIPFLKDLNKNNANNNIYVIISILITIINGYLYIKDPKIKWYTYRKYSEILKRLISDKIINNLNDNEFLKNLEDILSEESGTWYSKGNINSTFLSGKGFNSDDEKS, encoded by the coding sequence ATGAATACATTTTATATTATTTTTATCATAATATTAATTTTAATAAATTGTTTTGCTTATTTATACATAATAGTTTTTAGATTAAAAGATCTAGAAAAAAATTTATATTTAGAAAATATAACTAATGAGTATATAAAAAATCGTTTTAAATTGAATTTATTATGGTATGAAAAGCATGCTCTAATTAATTGTTTTAATTATAACTTCTATATTCTTCTATCTATAATTTTAGCAGCTTTTATTCCCTTCTTAAAAGATTTAAATAAAAATAATGCTAACAACAATATTTACGTGATTATTTCTATTTTGATTACTATAATAAATGGATATCTATATATAAAAGATCCTAAAATAAAGTGGTATACTTATAGAAAATATTCAGAAATTTTAAAAAGATTGATTTCTGATAAAATTATTAATAATTTAAATGATAACGAGTTTTTAAAAAATTTAGAAGATATTCTATCAGAAGAGAGTGGTACTTGGTACTCTAAAGGAAATATTAATAGTACCTTTCTCTCAGGAAAAGGTTTTAATTCGGACGATGAAAAATCTTAA